A stretch of DNA from Cannabis sativa cultivar Pink pepper isolate KNU-18-1 chromosome X, ASM2916894v1, whole genome shotgun sequence:
TATGAACAAGATTTGTAACAGACTATAAAAGacaaatctcaaaaaaaaagCTTAAATATTTAGTTCTAATCTCATTATGTACAGGAGTGTTATTGCTAACTTCCTATTTCAATCTCCATGACCAATAACACataccaaaatattttattctcgTTATAGTTATAACATCAAACgtattttgttgttgatattttaatttatcatacgtgtttaaaaaattttaaacatatttttaatACTGCAagctatttaaaattttatcagAATAACATTGCAGCTATAACATACAACctcacaaaaaatatatatatattccaaactctaaaaaaaagttataatcaATACTCTTCATCatgtgttttttgtttttttatgctAGTTTGTATAAAAATAAGCATAACAACTATCACTATCACCATCACTATCATACCACCAATACCAATAAATCATAACTCTTGTGGACCAATGGTGCTCAGCACTTTTTATAGTCGTTGTCTCACAATTAGTTAacgatattttttgaaaattatttttttaaattatacgaGACCCCAGTAACATTAACATTATGACACTAGAAAGATTATTAGGcaccaaaaatacattttaacaaTTCTCTATACTCAAAAGGGTCTATTTTCATGTCACTAAATGAAGCAATAGAATTTCACACCCTTCTCTAAtttttatacatacatatatattaactaAGTCAAACTAAGCAAATTAATaatatgaaaaacaaaaagaaaagtaTAATGTACCCACCATAACCTACACAACAAACccattactaaaaaaaatcaaaataaatattagttaaaatattaaaataataataacaataaagaagaagagaaagagatagACAAGGGTACCTAATATGGAAGAGATCGGAGAAGTTACCCATCTCGAGGTAGAAGTTGACGGCTTCTGTAAAAGCTCTATAGGTATAGATATGAAGACCATCAATCTTTGGATACGGTAACTTGGGCCTCGGCGGTGGCTCAGCCGAGTTATTATTAGCGACCCACCGACCAGCTGAGCAGACGTATTCCTTCCAAATATTACCGGAACCCACCGCCGCCGTTGACGGAGGTAGACCCACGAAGCCTAAGGTGGCCATAATGGGTTCTAACTCGTCATGGGTCATGATGGGTTTGAAGGTTCTTGTATGCCATAAAGCCAACTTTCTCATACATTCTTTCATGTAATCTTccattgttgttttcttttcgaTTCTCTAAAAATTAAAACGAAACCCCAAAAAGGGGTCTCTtctatagtttttttttcttacgtTTTCTGGTTAAGTTTGAATGTGGGTTTTGGGATTTGTCAGAGGAAAATGGATGAATAAAACTCGAAAGGGTctcttctctcttctctcttctctctctttcactGAGTCAAAGCCATTATATAAAGGACTGGGTTTTGCTGTgctcaatattattattaatattaaattaaagggTTATAaataaagaagatgaagaagttgTTGTCGTTTTATCCTATTGACATCCAATTTGAGTGTCGTTTTTGTTGATTCGATTATAATAGCGTGTGTGATTTTGATTTTAGGCGGTGGAACcattttcaattttcaattttcaattttcctttttatatgggggaatatatttatttagtctcttgtttttttgttgaaaaaaaaaatatgtttttaataatacttaattgatactttatatttttaaattatacatatttaatactaaaatttaatcaatataATTTTACCAATTTAACCATAAATTTTCAgttatatgtaattaaataattaaatttgaattcagaattcataatattttatactgtttaattatattgataaaattttattaaaaatatttaaatttatagtacaaacaaatatgtataattttaaaataaggtaCTAAAAAGTATTATTGAAAATACAAGGTGTTCAACACGTGTACTAAATTTGTAGACATTTTTGGGTGTTTTTACCATGCACAATTACACATTCTTATAAAGAGTACAAATATTCAAGAATGCTAATTACAACCTCCTATTACAATCTCTTAGTCAACCTCCACGCCTGAAATCACATGCtgaaatatttctattataGTACAAacaaatatgtataattttaaaataaggtaCTAAAAAGTATTATTGAAAATACAAGGTGTTCAACACGTGTACTAAATTTGTAGACATTTTTGGGTGTTTTTACCATGCACAATTACACATTCTTATAAAGAGTACAAATATTCAGGAATGCTAATTACAACCTCCTATTACAATCTCTTAGTCAACCTCCACGCCTAAAATCACATGCtgaaatatttctattttaatttttttcatagcaATATTCGTTAGTGTTACAGTatcatccctgtaaatttttgaaaatttgaatagtttacaatgTCAAAAATAGAGTTCTTGATTTTCTAATTTATTAcacatttttaaaaaactttaaacGTATTTTcggcactgtaaactattcgaatttttttaaaaatttacaggaaTTATGTTATGAGCATAACCAACACTGCcatgaaaaaacaaattaaaaaatatttcgacATGTATTTTCGGACACAGAGGTTGACTAAGAGATTGTAATAGGAAGTTGGCAATAGCACTCATCTTCGATatttagaagaattttttagtctattttttttataattgagcACGTtacagttatttaagacatcatacaaaattttaagaaatttcgaataatttacaatataaaagcagtttttaaataatttattttatacgtAGACATGGAACAGACAATTTAAACTCTACTTTCAACGTATTAAATTTctttaaaaatctcaaaatttataaaattttaaataactacaacaccattataaaaaaaagggtaaataccattttggaccctgtgttttgcaaaagttacagattggaccctgtgttttgttaaatgacaaaatggaccctgtattttctaaaatagtaaaaataggaccctgagcttaatttttgacaacttttttttttaatacaacaacttgaagacaatgcttaatacgaacagatacaaaaaaatgtaaacagttttgtcatagcacttttagatcggattataattaaactttattttgacaaaaaatcaattcatggtcctatttgtactattttagaaaatacagggtccattttgtcatttaacaaaacacagggtccaattggtaacttttgtaaaacagatggtccaaaatggtatttaccctaaaaaaaaTGTACTATACAAATTTTTTCAAGTACATGGTGCTTCtacattgtaattttttttatattttttttttcctttttcatttGCTTATTTttaggaaataattaattttgaatttaaataagtatttttggGAGTGAGATGACATGACAAGTAAAAAGAGAAACAAATATTTTAGAGAGGACAACTCATGCTATCTAATACTCATAAATTATGcgtttcaacaaaaaaaaaaatactcataaATTATGTTATACCCTCCACCAAAAATCAATTGAAAGATATTATTACCAAAAAAAGTAATATCATCCTAAAAACCATGTAACGTAAAAAATGGAATGAAAAAAACGCTTTTCCCCAACCTTTTAGATTCCTTCCACTTCTTgtgttctttcttcttcttttttattttttttctttcaaaatagaGTATTAGAGTAAATAAGAGTATAAATTAAATGGTACTTATAAGTTTTAGAGttataagtttataaatagtataaattaaatatttatttttaaccgTATAAgtacttaatatttataaaattgtaatttttctttagtTTCGCTAGTACAAGTTCCATTTTaaacttattaaaaaaatatttgaaagtaACTAATAATACTACATGTTTCTGTCTAGACCTAATAATGTAGAATTTAAACTTTAGAGTCTATATAAacgaaattagagaaaaattatagttttataaatattaaatacttatgttgttaaaaataaacattaaatttatgccatttataaacttaaaactttgagTACTTATAATAATTGACAATGTTTACCCTTCAAAATATAAAGAATTGTTGATTGAAAGAGTCCTCTCTAaggtttgtaaaaattaaaaagaaaaagaaatagaaaaaattacaaaatagaaCTTTTACCTATTAGTAATATGTTATAacaagttataaaaaaaatattttatattatttataaataatatataaattaaattaaatatatgtaataaactAATATGACAATACATATTAGTTGTCATTATTTTGTAACATATGAGGGAGTCACTTATTACTATGAGTAACTTCTACAATTATAACCAATATTAAGTGTGTAAAAAAGTGTTACGcatcttaatttgaaattcttaatgctataggagttatgaTGTGTGCATAAGTTACATTTGAGTCTATAACATCCATGAGGGTTACGAGTTTAAATTTCAAATGATGATATTCTAAATCCTATATAAAGAGATCTAAGGTTCTTACATTGAGAAGTTTATATCAACAAAGCACTTTGTTAGAAACCCTAAAAGACTTGATAATTCCTAAAGTTATTTCTTAAAAAGTTctcttagtgcttagagataggaaaaaataaatttttagacAAAAGTGTAATACATTGTTCGAGTTATGGTGATCttcactaatctacactcaagatTGTGAGTGAgtatttttatacatattattcTTTATCtacttttcttatatatataatatacatatatatataagatagtatatgttgttgtaacatttatttaattttgtattatattacaatagagttatgatgttttaatttttttctattataataaaatctctaacaaaatATAACTATCATCATTACATTTTTAATGTAACCATTAAATAGTCAaccatataaatttattttaatattttaattactaaaatCTCTATGGTAGTTCATGATATGCAAGTATCTTATGTCAAATGAAATTTTTCTAATgaaattttgtatatatatatatattaaatatttaatattaatctaCTTATTCCCCTAATTTTGTAGATATCCTATTGATGGGATGAAAAAACATAAGTTAGTGTTCTTTCTtatttaaagttttattttttagttttttgggATATATCTTTGGTGTCAACCTCAAAACTTTAATGTTAATGCCCATAAATTAGTTTAACGTGCTAATAGAttagataattaatttttttggttgAAAAAAATTTCTTCACTTATTGTGTATTATAGATTAGATAATGGATACAAAATCTTGTTAAGACAAGATTTGAGGCCACTTCTCTCTATGGCATATGTGGTAAATTAGTAATGCTTTCTCCATTTGTTTCTCCAAAATGTGGAAGAGCTAGGATAGGCTATTATAGTTCATCTTAATCAATCTCATGTGTATTAAACAATTCAAAGTGGACCCCATTTTTGTCTTATGTTATTGCTTTAATTGAATACTTTTTCCACTTAGGAGTAACTTTTATGAAAATTGtttgggaaatttgaaaaactatattttaaaaacCCTAATATTTTATACCTAAatcaatatattttaaaataaaaaatatatgacacttttatgaaaaatccaaaaataaccCTCACATAACTAACaccccaactctctctctctcttcctctatcTCTCTAGCTTTTCTCTCAACCTAACACCCCACACCATTCAAACCCCAACACACCACCGTGCCGTCACCCCCTCACCACCGCCTACGACCCGACCCaggacccagcccccctctcCACCTCGCAGGACCCTCTCCCGTCACCCCCTCACCATCGCGtatcggaccaaaatccaaaaGAAATTCCCAGCCGAATGAGCATCGGACCCagaaccaaaaatttaaaaaaaaaaaaaaaaaaagcatcggaccatcggacccatcgagGGTCCCATCGAGCCCATCGGACCCAGACCAATTTCtagcaaaaaaaattaaataatatggaccatcggaccccatagCATCGGActggacccatcggaccatcggacTGGACCCATCGGGACCATTGGACCGACCCCATCGGGCTGTCTTCTTCCCAAAAAACAATCACAGATCTGAATCCACCAATTCCACCCAAAATTTCTTAGATCTAACAAATAATAGGTTTCACACACAATCCCAAACAAAATCACAAACACAATAAATCTAaactttctaaaaaaaataaaaaaaaaaaaacaaaaaaatctaAACTTGCTCACGGTTCGGCGTGGGTGGGCTCGTCGTCGATGGGCTGGGTCGAGGTCGCCTGCGCCGTGCGCCGTCACCGTGAGCACAGCTTCGGGTATTTGTGGGTTGAGGCTAACCGAGAGTATGggttgagagagaggaagagagaggctgAGATTAGGATTTGAAATGTGAGGAGTAGTTTTGGAAAATTagtaaagtggtcatatatgaccaattttaataactatacatttagaaaaaaaattatagggtATTGTAAGtatggaaattcaaatttcccaattGTTTTTAGTAAAAtgacttttaaatatttttattaccaAAATGATATTGTAAGgtgaaatttattaaattaataatttaaaatatcaaatttataaaataatctcaCTTAATTTATTTGTCGCACAatgtaaatttataaattttctataattacAATGATCATTTATGATTGCAAAatgattataaatttatattgtgCGACTATTATAAttgtataaaataaatgaagtgaGGTTATTTTACAAATTTCAGTATTGAATAATTTGCGGtagaaatacttaagtttatAACTCTTAATTgtagataaatatttaagtttaattttggataaatactattttagaccctgtgttttacaaaagttatcagTTAGACTATCTATTTTGTCAAATGATAAAATGAaccctgtatttttcaaaatggtacaaataagaccttgaactgattttttgtcaaaataatatttaataataatccgatctaaaagtgttatgataaaactgtttatattttctatatctgttcgtgttaggaattgttttcaagttagttatattaaaaaaaaaattgtcaaaaattaagctcagagccttatttttatcattttagaaaatacaagatctattttttcatttaacaaaacaaatggtctaattggtaatttttgcaaaacacatagtcaaaaatggtatttatcctttaattttttacggtaataatacctaagttatatgtATGGAACTTTAATAGGTATATGAACATTAAATCCTAAGTCAatatccacgtgtcattttttattggtatatttaaatgaatttttaaataaaaataaaatttaatgacttgaaccaaTCAATGACTATCATGTGGCCATTGACTTGACACTTAACGCTAGATATTTACAgaagttctaaaaatataatttaggaATTTATATGCAACCaagagttaaacttaggtatttacgCTGCAAATTACTATTGTTTGGTACGTTGTATTGTGTtggattgtattgtattgtattatttaatacaatatcatgtttggtattgacttgtattaataagttgtgtaaagttataatatattttcaataaactcgttCCAACATAGACTACAGGTTGGGTTTCGGGTCTGGATTTGGGTCAcgggtccaagtctaggtctgtgtCCAACGTTCGGCGTCCAGTGCGTGTTCGTGGTCCGGTCTGGGGTCTCGGTCCCGGTTTGGGATCTAGGTCCGTGTCTAGGGTTCGACTTGGGTCCCACGTCCAGGATCTGGTATGCGTCCAAATTCGGGTTAGGGTCGGAGTCGGGTCTCGGGTCCGGGTTCTAGGTCTCGAGTCCAAGTCCTTGGTCCGTGGTTCGGTACCGATTGGGGTTCCAAGTGTGAAGTCCACATCCAGGTTCAAATGAGGTTTGATTCcgtttttgggtttgggtccagggtcCAGGTCCATGGTCTTGGGTCCAAGTCCATGGTCAAACATCCAGTCCTTGGTCCGGTTTGGGTCTAGTTTTAGGTTGGGATCCTGGGTTCGGGGTTCGATTCGGTGTTCGAGTCTGTGGTTCGTGGTTCCGGTCTGATCCGGGATTTAGGTCTGAAGTCCATGCCCGAGTTCAgtccaagttcgggttcggtcttggtctgggtccctAGATTTGGATCGTAGAttgaagttgatcttagatcatttttaaatataataatacaagTTGATAGTGACTATTTGTTATGTTTTAAACAGTATAATTTATATTGTGTTAAAATTTGTTAATCTAATCATAATACATTAGTTtattatttagtaatttttGGTCGTAGTATTTGAGATTGATAAATTTCACTCCCTAAAAAAATTGATTggacatttgaaaaaaaaataaaaaaattgattgaaGCATCTTTTATCATATCTCTCTTTTATTACAGAAAACAGAGAGAGGAAggagaagatgaagatgaagctttGTTCCATAAACATGGCTAAAAACAACTGTCATATAATTCTCAGTATATGCTTTCTATACTCGTTTACCATATCAACAGCTTCAATCCAAGAACACCCATCTGAACCGATCATATCAAGGTTCCAACAATACCTCCAAATCGACACAGCTCAACCCACTCCTCACTACTATGAAGCCGCCGATTTCATCATATCTCAGGCAAATTCCATCTCTCTAGAATCCCAAACCATCGAGTTTGTTAAGGGCAAGCCCGTTGTTCTCCTCAAATGGCCTGGTTCCGACCCTTCTCTCCCCTCCGTACTTCTCAACTCCCACACTGATATAGTCCCTTCCGAGCACGAGAAATGGAATCACCATCCGTTATCGGCTTATCTCGATTCCCAGGGCAATGTCTTCGCTAGAGGGTCTCAGGATATGAAGTGTGTGGGTATGCAGTATTTGGAGGCTATTCGTCGATTGAAGGCTTCTGGGTTTCAGCCCCTTCGTTCGGTTTACCTTTCTTTTGTTCCTGATGAGGAGATTGGTGGCCATGATGGGGCTGAGAAGTTTGCTGAGTCTGATGTTTTTGAGAAATTGAACGTGGGTATTGTGCTTGATGAAGGTGAAATTCTCTGCCATAGCTTTGAATCTTGTGTAAATGACTTGTTAAAagtaggctaattaggattatTTTTCTAAACTTTGCTATGTACGTAGTAGAATTTTTCGGAcagttaaaaattttatttctgtctaattctattcaattttactaaagaAGACAATCCGATTGTTCATATATTAaactgtgttttgttgttaataattttacaaaaaattttagGAGAATTACTTtataaatcattttttttaaatttacagtttggtTCTTTCGGTAGtttttatgtaaattattatgtgaattttggttgcaatttaggttgatCCGTTAGTTGTTTCGTGAGTTTCTAtttgaatttttgtaaaaatgtaaaaaaaactactttaaagtgaaaaaatgaaaaaaatcttaaattttattactaaaataactTTCTATAGTCGCAAAAACAATCATAAATTACAGTGCGATCGTAAACTTTTATATCACAAAACGTCCATAAATTTACAATGTACGACCATTATGGTCGCATAGAGTAAATTAAGTGAAGTTATTTTTGCAAATTTTAGTATTTCAAATGGTTAATTTGGCAAATTTCACTATATTAAATTATGTTCTCTGTACTTTGACATATATCAAATCGTGCTCCCAAACTTTAACATTTTACTATATCTTGACCCCGCATCCTCATTAGCCTTAAAAGTATTATATGAATATTTGCTACTTCATTGTGGGAatgattaatttttgtttttggaaaACAGGTTTGGCGTCGCCAAATGAGAATTACAGGGCGTTTTATGCAGAGAGGAGCCCTTGGTGGCTGGTGATCAAGGCCATAGGAGCACCTGGCCATGGGGCCAAACTATATGACAACACTGCTGTGGAGAATTTGATGAAGAGTATTGAGAGTATCAGGAAGTTTCGTGCTTCACAGTTCGATTTGGTGAAGGCGGGCTTAAAGGAAGAAGGTGAAGTTGTCTCGGTTAACATGGCTTTTCTGAAATCTGGAACCCCATCTCCAACTGTAAGTGATTCATTTATATAGTTTGTCACCTTAGATTATCTTGCTTGGACTGAATTTTGTTATCTTattgtattaaaattttatatgaagacTTGAAAGAAGTGTTAAGGCAAAGTTTAACTAGTTAAGGACATAATtcctttatttttgttgttgttaatgAAGATGAATAAGCTAGAAGTTGGAAAtttatagatttcatatttgaAGGAGCAAGCACTGTTTACTACTCTATTTGTAGTGTTTGCCATATCAATTAAAGGAGCTTTTTTTACTCCATTTTGAAGTAAAACTTCATTTGGGCCTATGCTTTGGAGATGCCCAATTTGATATGAACTGTTTTTGAAGTGACTGCAGTTGAAATCTACTAAAGCTACTATGAGTCAACTACTGGTAATTTGATTCTAGCAGGATGATCAATGGTATTTAAAGAAGTCTATAGGAGAAGCTTAAGCAAATTTAATTTACAACCTTGATGCTACTTACTTAGCCACTCAATCGAGTTTGATTTGACTTTCAACTCAATGTGATACTTGACTATTTTTACGAATTTTTTCAACAAGAATGTGGGATATGAAATCTGATTCTTATGACAATCAACAATGATTGAAAAGTTTATCAAATCTTATTAAGAATAATGACTTCTCCTAGCTAATGTGTGACTTGcatgattaataaattaaagagcaCTACCATCATCATTTGAGTATATCAGTTGATCTCTAAATGAGAGGTTTATGATGTTGAGTTTGTTTATGCTCAAGGCATAAGTTCTGAGCTTGACAAGCATATTCTTATGTTTGAGCACTTAGTGATAATATAGGAAGAATggacaaaatttaatattctttaattttgttaGTGACACTCACTAACAAATTTCCTTTGTCTATCAGGGATTTGTTATGAACTTGCAGCCATCTGAAGCAGAAGCAGGTTTTGATATCAGGATCCCTCCAACTGCTGATTGCAAGTCTTTGGAGAGACGGATCGCCGAGGAATGGGCTCCTGCTTCACGCAACATGACATTTAGGGTAATTACTCGTTACTTTTCTACTTGAACCTTACATAGTTGCACTGTTAGTTTTTCTGGGAATATATTTTCCTTTTTGCTATAACATGTAAGCATATGAAGTATGTTAATGTTAATGCTGATGTTGATGATCTTGTTTTGTGAATCTTATTGAGTATATTTAAAaagctaattagaatttttgcctcttaaattttgacatgtactaaattatgccttttgaattattttagctattcaaaattctccctgaactattaagattgttagatttaaggactttagtccaattttattcaattttattaattcagtgattgtttatgtactaaatcatgctcctcagactttgatatctaccaaattatgtcactcgaactttaacatgtaccaaatcatatcCACTGAACttttatccatgttagactttttttactaaaattgggtaaaaatccttaaatctatCAAATATCATTAGTTCAgagggaatttttaacgaccttaagaGTTCCGAGagtataatttggtacatgtcaaaattcaggaggcaaaaattctaattagcctaTTTACATAAATTAGTATGCAACTTAATATAATCTATATGCAGTGAGTACTTGGCTGCCCCGTTTAAATTAAGCAGAGAAAGAGTAAAAGCATAAAAATGGCTCGTCTACTTGGCTTGATTGCCAAGAATTTAACTGGCTTGAATGAGCTCAATTCCACTTGCTCTAACTATACTTTTGTTAGCTTGGTCAGTTCATACAGAAAATGGCTGTACTTGATAAGTCAGGGAAGCCGCTCATTACATCAACTGACAGTTCAAACCCCTGGTGGAACCTATTAGAAGAAGCTGTGAAAAAAGCTAATGGGAAACTTGGTAAGCCAGAAATCTTTCCTGCATCAACAGACGCTCGCTATTTCCGGGACCAAGGTTTGCCAGCAATTGGATTCTCTCCTATGGCCAACACTCCCATTCTTCTCCATGACCACAATGAGGTGAGTGTAATCCCATCCCTGCTGGAATGTTTCAACGTGTCGTCTCAAATCGATTCCAATCTTAATATGAATCCATGTTTGAAACTTTGTTGCAGTTCTTGAACATAGCTGAATACTTGAAAGGAATTGAAGTCTATGAATCTATAATCAAAGCTTACACATCTTATACTGGGCATGCAAGAAGTGGTGTTGCTAAAGATGAACTGTAAAAAACACAAATGTCTTCATATTCAGAACATGCTTCATTGTAATCTTCATCATCTATCTTCTGTTGGGTAAGATGTAAATTTTGGCATTAGAACTGACTCAGACTAAATAACACTTGTAGTCACTAGCCATGACCATTTCTTCTTCTCATTTAATAAGtttcaataatttatttatCAAAGTAAAACAGTTTACTGTAGGAAAAACTCCCTTTGAGTTTGTTTTCATTACAGGTTATTATGGGAATGATTTTGTATATAAGtgaaggtttatttatttacaaacGACAGTGATATTAATCGACAATTGTTGCATGAAAGAGTATAAGGGTTTAATAGTAAATTGCATAGTTAGTATAAATATGTAAAGCTATTTGACAAATAGATACTCAATCAAAGAAGATGAATatgtaaagtttttttttttgccctTAAAAGTTTTCcttgaatttaataatttttgtataatttttgtctaattttattaaaaaaaatctgacaTGAATAAAAATTTAAGTGACACAATTCATGTTAaaggtattattttgtaaataataaaattttggagATATGATTTAATATATGGACAATTGACAATTGTTATATtagcaaaattaaataaaattagataaaaattgttaaatctaataatttcaatagttataaaaattctaattaactcatattaaatgttaataaattgtattttaagtaattcaaagttattaaataaattcttgTACTAAAATTGTACTGATAACTCATAGTCACATTaaaacattatttaaaaattttgatatgtactaaatcatatcctctgaacttttttggccgttaaaaatttcccttgaactattaagattgttaaatttaagtacttttatctgattttagtaaaaaaattctaacatggatgaaagttcagggggcatgatttaatacatataaaagtttgaggggcatgatttggtatatatcaaagtctggggagcataatttagtacttgaaacagtaaaattgaatgaaattagacaaaagtccttaaatttaacaatcgttgggaatttttaacgacaaaaaaaaaatttaaagggtatgatttggtatatgtcaaagttcgagggaaaaaattactaatgagCTTAAAATGTAACTTGAGAAAATATTTGCAACCATTTGaataatttggaaaaaaaaaaaattagtgg
This window harbors:
- the LOC115702392 gene encoding uncharacterized protein LOC115702392, with protein sequence MEDYMKECMRKLALWHTRTFKPIMTHDELEPIMATLGFVGLPPSTAAVGSGNIWKEYVCSAGRWVANNNSAEPPPRPKLPYPKIDGLHIYTYRAFTEAVNFYLEMGNFSDLFHIRGMPLSRSLDRNRKWRKMEEDESVFVYRDGTIDQATYNLYHFPKNNTTTNNNNNGNGVSNENKPKSIGLRSKGNNSPNSCVVPWKDIVPCQ
- the LOC115702854 gene encoding uncharacterized protein LOC115702854 isoform X1; this translates as MKMKLCSINMAKNNCHIILSICFLYSFTISTASIQEHPSEPIISRFQQYLQIDTAQPTPHYYEAADFIISQANSISLESQTIEFVKGKPVVLLKWPGSDPSLPSVLLNSHTDIVPSEHEKWNHHPLSAYLDSQGNVFARGSQDMKCVGMQYLEAIRRLKASGFQPLRSVYLSFVPDEEIGGHDGAEKFAESDVFEKLNVGIVLDEGLASPNENYRAFYAERSPWWLVIKAIGAPGHGAKLYDNTAVENLMKSIESIRKFRASQFDLVKAGLKEEGEVVSVNMAFLKSGTPSPTGFVMNLQPSEAEAGFDIRIPPTADCKSLERRIAEEWAPASRNMTFRLGQFIQKMAVLDKSGKPLITSTDSSNPWWNLLEEAVKKANGKLGKPEIFPASTDARYFRDQGLPAIGFSPMANTPILLHDHNEFLNIAEYLKGIEVYESIIKAYTSYTGHARSGVAKDEL
- the LOC115702854 gene encoding uncharacterized protein LOC115702854 isoform X2, whose amino-acid sequence is MKMKLCSINMAKNNCHIILSICFLYSFTISTASIQEHPSEPIISRFQQYLQIDTAQPTPHYYEAADFIISQANSISLESQTIEFVKGKPVVLLKWPGSDPSLPSVLLNSHTDIVPSEHEKWNHHPLSAYLDSQGNVFARGSQDMKCVGMQYLEAIRRLKASGFQPLRSVYLSFVPDEEIGGHDGAEKFAESDVFEKLNVGIVLDEGLASPNENYRAFYAERSPWWLVIKAIGAPGHGAKLYDNTAVENLMKSIESIRKFRASQFDLVKAGLKEEGEVVSVNMAFLKSGTPSPTGFVMNLQPSEAEAGFDIRIPPTADCKSLERRIAEEWAPASRNMTFRFIQKMAVLDKSGKPLITSTDSSNPWWNLLEEAVKKANGKLGKPEIFPASTDARYFRDQGLPAIGFSPMANTPILLHDHNEFLNIAEYLKGIEVYESIIKAYTSYTGHARSGVAKDEL